The Dethiosulfovibrio peptidovorans DSM 11002 genome has a window encoding:
- a CDS encoding polysaccharide deacetylase family protein, whose protein sequence is MTSLSRILKTLLVGSATALLAISAYAASEPSDMDWGVDLPGIFKEIDTDEKVLALTFDACGKSSYTGEERDYDEELIAFLRKDDIPATLFVNERWIEAHPDEFASLAEDPLFEIGNHGTRHVPLSLTGRSAYGIAGTKNRAEVISEVKTCGDTIERSTGEKPRFFRAGTAHYDRASVKIVTELGYVVAGFSVNGDGGATFSADRVRDSISSVRPGGVVLCHMNHPESGTAEGIRAAVEDLTKRGFRFLTLSELYDMQR, encoded by the coding sequence ATGACATCCCTCTCCAGGATTCTGAAAACCCTCCTGGTGGGCTCGGCGACGGCCCTCCTGGCTATATCGGCATATGCAGCATCGGAACCGTCCGATATGGACTGGGGCGTGGATCTGCCGGGGATATTTAAGGAGATAGACACCGACGAAAAGGTCCTGGCCCTCACATTCGACGCCTGCGGCAAGAGCTCCTACACCGGAGAAGAAAGAGACTACGACGAAGAGCTCATCGCTTTTCTGAGAAAAGACGATATACCTGCGACCCTCTTCGTAAACGAGCGATGGATCGAGGCCCATCCAGACGAGTTCGCGTCCCTGGCGGAAGACCCCCTATTCGAGATAGGAAACCACGGTACCAGACACGTGCCTCTTTCCCTGACGGGAAGATCGGCCTACGGCATAGCAGGAACTAAAAACCGGGCAGAGGTGATCTCAGAGGTAAAGACCTGCGGGGACACCATCGAGAGATCGACAGGGGAGAAACCTCGATTCTTCCGGGCCGGAACGGCCCACTACGACAGGGCCTCGGTGAAGATCGTAACGGAGCTGGGATACGTCGTGGCAGGTTTCTCAGTCAACGGCGACGGAGGCGCTACCTTCTCGGCCGATCGGGTCAGAGACAGTATATCGTCGGTCAGGCCCGGCGGAGTGGTGCTCTGCCACATGAATCACCCCGAGTCCGGCACCGCCGAGGGAATTCGCGCCGCCGTGGAGGATCTAACCAAAAGAGGCTTCCGCTTCCTAACGTTGAGTGAGCTTTACGACATGCAAAGATAA
- the ybaK gene encoding Cys-tRNA(Pro) deacylase: MKGNRKTNAVRELERLGISVELLEYEVDEEDLSAVAAASKVNLPIERIFKTLVARGDDPKRDIVMACIPGASELDLKKLAALSGNKRMEMVHLKELQPLTGYVRGGCSPVGAKKGYPVYLDESAVGHETIAVSAGQRGLQMTLSPEDLIRATDATVGRLTR, translated from the coding sequence ATGAAGGGAAACAGGAAGACCAACGCCGTCAGGGAACTGGAAAGACTTGGGATCTCCGTGGAACTCCTGGAATACGAGGTGGACGAGGAAGACCTCAGCGCCGTAGCGGCGGCGAGCAAGGTGAACTTACCGATCGAGAGGATATTCAAGACCCTGGTGGCCCGGGGAGACGACCCCAAGAGGGATATCGTGATGGCCTGTATCCCCGGAGCCTCAGAGCTGGACCTGAAAAAACTGGCCGCATTGAGCGGGAACAAGAGGATGGAGATGGTCCACCTGAAGGAGCTGCAGCCTCTGACCGGCTACGTGCGCGGAGGCTGCTCCCCGGTAGGTGCGAAGAAAGGCTACCCGGTCTACCTGGACGAGAGCGCCGTAGGACACGAGACAATAGCGGTAAGCGCCGGTCAGAGGGGGCTCCAGATGACACTGTCCCCGGAGGACCTGATAAGGGCCACCGACGCCACGGTGGGGAGGCTCACCAGATGA
- a CDS encoding IclR family transcriptional regulator: protein MSNGLTEKVMKLLEILFLAGGTMDLKELSERSDIPKSTVHRILTSLGKDRWVIQDPRTRLYRLGPRMMIFAKERQMRQELVRQSDIPMRDLVKEAGETTVLAVPDGEVARCVHIVETPKAIKFSFSVGGELPIYAGAMGKILLAYCQETFREWMLDQTLRPFTENTLIDSIRLREELSAIRERGYSISIEEINPGGMAIGAPVLSPRGDLIAGLILSGPRFKFEDKSRDLVIPVMETAKRIERNLA, encoded by the coding sequence ATGTCCAACGGACTGACGGAAAAGGTCATGAAACTTCTCGAGATCCTCTTTCTGGCCGGAGGAACCATGGACCTGAAGGAGTTATCGGAAAGAAGCGACATACCGAAGAGCACGGTGCACCGCATATTGACGTCCCTAGGAAAAGACAGATGGGTGATCCAGGACCCCAGGACCAGACTCTACCGCCTCGGACCGAGGATGATGATCTTCGCGAAGGAACGTCAGATGAGACAGGAACTTGTCAGGCAGAGCGATATCCCTATGAGGGATCTGGTCAAGGAGGCAGGAGAGACCACGGTCCTGGCCGTACCGGATGGCGAGGTGGCTCGATGCGTCCATATAGTGGAGACCCCCAAGGCGATAAAGTTTTCCTTCTCGGTAGGAGGAGAGCTTCCCATATACGCCGGAGCGATGGGAAAGATCCTCCTGGCATACTGTCAGGAGACCTTCAGAGAGTGGATGCTCGATCAGACTCTAAGACCTTTTACGGAAAACACCCTCATAGACTCAATAAGGCTGAGGGAGGAGCTGTCGGCGATTCGAGAGAGAGGGTATTCCATCAGCATCGAGGAGATAAACCCTGGAGGGATGGCCATAGGAGCTCCGGTATTGTCTCCGAGGGGAGATCTCATAGCCGGACTCATCCTCTCGGGACCGAGATTCAAGTTCGAGGATAAAAGCAGAGATCTCGTGATCCCGGTCATGGAGACGGCCAAAAGGATAGAGAGAAATCTGGCATAG
- a CDS encoding UvrD-helicase domain-containing protein, whose amino-acid sequence MTIDREIASLTDMVNSATLPAQKEAITAEESLVVVSAGAGTGKTWTLAWRFVWAVATGRARAGEILTLTFTDKAATEMAERIRLLMEGLLPKTKELPTVAAALREGLESLEDSYISTIHSFSSRVIRESGLSLDLDPASRVVSAPEEDLFWSQMTDCLDRLDRRWVGRNLSGEVRDFGIALMEDPMTLELLENYGPSGVVRFARGLMDISSSRGDRPEDLLSWAEELDERHEAVIAPLIAASVEEWRSIHRMWCGPRGILSGLTLGDTKLGIRLAGLRDRWCEDIDEDRYIDFLRDLCEAIKGARGKLADSIASLLPEEKVKDHRESILSRSFIWNLAEEGWSQRELDLTRGLLRLVALCWFCWESRKSGRGLIAFDDMLLHAGRALERNREYAGRFKEVLVDEFQDTNGLQDRLIRSVVSDGDARLFLVGDLKQSIYRFRHADLSLFGSYISKARKGGRYVSLDVSFRTRDVLLDRVNRLFGHIWRDGLGATLHHRYESLRPPVDQPWHGARQDVSVAPWENIILEAGEDEKLSAEDRRDRSASLLAAKLTGMVGEETIWDKAESSARTMRWRDVAILVPSRTLFPSIQRVLGDLWGIPLHFEKNTGYYARTEVQDCVALLRCLFDREDHLALAGYICSPFSGLSLADGSRLLDRSAGKDLSEELRGQYPEIFARLERWREIGLVQGASRVMEELVADGAVLDRFAEWKRRGVAANLRRTVDLLREYESTLGNGLSGAASWLGEALRKRAKEEEAGAVGPDEDVVRVMTVHASKGLEFPVVVVAGCDSNGKGFPSSLMPSAYLGAALSRDDGGNGDPISRKVHRLLEETAEKEESERLFYVACTRARDCLMLSGSWDPPEDSWFDMAIRSGEVDKASDVDGDPPERSIERSLPERGPIVTISGSPGGLERISATSWALYRHCPYGWRLRFRQGLDLTWEQPDGETGGGPDMGSLAHWILARWDFSVDGLEKLLSSERSLLPGDLRPIWGDRETKDRLRGWLVDLISSEEGRKLRPLRDSGYLMREAPFRVPLKDGPLLVGAVDVMWPGDDGAYSIRDYKITLEGGAPEGLYEDQLRFYGLAVTLGMDASSVDMALWRLRERGRSEKVFLSPFEDWEGLAEEIRKDSLEAAAGPWPKREDRCESCPFFRRCRGVDRLSRG is encoded by the coding sequence ATGACGATCGATAGGGAGATAGCCTCTCTGACCGATATGGTGAACTCTGCTACCCTTCCGGCACAGAAGGAGGCCATTACAGCCGAGGAGTCTCTGGTGGTGGTCAGCGCCGGAGCCGGCACCGGTAAGACCTGGACCTTGGCCTGGCGCTTCGTTTGGGCCGTGGCCACCGGAAGGGCCAGGGCGGGGGAGATCCTCACCCTAACCTTCACCGACAAGGCCGCCACCGAGATGGCAGAGAGGATCCGACTCCTTATGGAGGGGCTTCTTCCCAAGACGAAGGAACTCCCGACCGTAGCAGCCGCTCTAAGGGAGGGGCTGGAGAGTCTGGAGGATTCCTATATATCGACCATACACTCCTTTTCCTCCAGGGTAATAAGGGAGTCGGGGCTCTCTCTGGATCTGGATCCGGCCAGCCGGGTGGTCTCCGCTCCGGAAGAGGATCTGTTCTGGTCTCAGATGACCGATTGTCTGGACAGGCTGGACCGTCGCTGGGTGGGTCGTAATCTCTCCGGCGAGGTCAGGGATTTCGGCATAGCCCTGATGGAGGATCCCATGACCCTGGAGCTTCTGGAAAACTACGGGCCCTCCGGCGTGGTCCGTTTCGCAAGAGGTCTTATGGACATATCCTCCAGCAGAGGGGATCGTCCGGAAGATCTGCTCTCCTGGGCGGAGGAGCTCGACGAACGTCACGAGGCTGTGATCGCCCCCTTGATCGCGGCCTCGGTGGAGGAATGGCGATCGATCCATCGGATGTGGTGCGGGCCGAGGGGGATACTGTCCGGCCTGACCCTGGGCGACACGAAGCTGGGAATTCGTCTGGCCGGATTGAGGGACCGATGGTGCGAGGATATCGATGAGGATCGCTACATAGATTTTCTTAGGGACCTCTGCGAGGCGATAAAGGGAGCCCGCGGGAAGCTGGCCGACTCCATAGCGTCGCTTCTGCCGGAGGAGAAGGTCAAGGACCATCGAGAGAGCATATTGAGCCGGTCCTTCATTTGGAATCTGGCAGAGGAGGGGTGGAGTCAGAGAGAGTTGGACCTCACCAGAGGGCTGTTGAGACTCGTCGCCCTGTGCTGGTTCTGTTGGGAAAGCAGAAAGAGCGGAAGAGGGCTCATAGCCTTCGACGACATGCTCCTTCACGCCGGTCGAGCCCTGGAGAGAAACAGGGAATACGCCGGGCGGTTCAAAGAAGTCCTGGTGGACGAATTTCAGGACACCAACGGCCTTCAGGACAGGCTCATCCGTTCGGTGGTATCGGACGGGGACGCAAGGCTCTTTCTGGTGGGGGATCTTAAACAGTCCATCTACCGGTTTCGTCACGCCGACCTGTCCCTCTTCGGAAGCTATATATCGAAAGCCCGGAAGGGGGGACGTTACGTATCCCTCGACGTCAGCTTCAGAACCAGGGATGTCCTTCTCGACCGAGTGAACCGTCTGTTCGGCCATATATGGAGAGATGGTCTGGGAGCCACTCTGCATCACCGTTACGAATCGCTCCGGCCGCCGGTGGATCAACCCTGGCACGGGGCCAGACAAGACGTATCGGTCGCTCCCTGGGAAAATATAATACTGGAAGCGGGAGAGGACGAGAAACTATCCGCCGAGGACAGGCGGGATCGTTCCGCATCCCTTCTGGCGGCCAAACTGACCGGCATGGTCGGAGAGGAAACGATCTGGGACAAGGCGGAATCGTCGGCGAGGACCATGAGGTGGAGGGATGTCGCCATACTTGTTCCCTCCAGGACTCTTTTTCCATCGATCCAGAGGGTGCTGGGAGATCTCTGGGGCATTCCTCTTCATTTCGAGAAGAACACCGGCTATTACGCCAGGACCGAGGTGCAGGATTGCGTCGCCCTGCTGAGGTGTCTATTCGACCGAGAGGACCATCTCGCCTTGGCGGGATACATCTGTTCCCCCTTTTCCGGTCTCTCTCTGGCGGACGGATCGCGGTTGCTCGACCGGTCCGCCGGAAAGGATCTGTCGGAGGAACTGAGGGGCCAATATCCGGAGATATTCGCCCGGCTCGAGAGATGGAGGGAGATAGGGCTGGTCCAAGGCGCCTCCCGCGTCATGGAGGAACTGGTCGCCGACGGAGCCGTTCTCGACCGTTTCGCCGAGTGGAAGAGGAGGGGAGTGGCGGCGAATCTGAGGAGGACGGTGGATCTCCTTCGGGAATACGAGTCTACCCTGGGCAACGGACTTTCCGGCGCCGCCTCGTGGCTGGGGGAGGCCCTGAGGAAGAGGGCCAAGGAAGAGGAGGCCGGGGCTGTCGGCCCGGACGAGGACGTGGTCAGGGTTATGACGGTCCACGCCTCGAAGGGGCTGGAGTTTCCCGTGGTGGTTGTTGCCGGTTGCGACTCCAACGGAAAGGGTTTCCCGTCGTCGCTTATGCCCTCTGCCTATCTGGGAGCCGCCCTTTCCAGGGACGACGGCGGGAACGGAGATCCTATCAGCAGAAAGGTCCACAGACTGTTGGAGGAGACAGCCGAGAAAGAAGAGAGCGAGAGGCTCTTTTACGTGGCCTGCACCAGGGCCAGAGATTGTCTGATGTTGAGCGGTTCGTGGGATCCCCCGGAAGACTCCTGGTTCGACATGGCGATCCGGTCCGGAGAGGTCGATAAGGCGTCCGATGTGGATGGCGATCCCCCGGAAAGATCGATCGAGAGGTCTCTGCCAGAGAGAGGCCCGATAGTGACCATCTCCGGATCGCCCGGAGGCCTGGAGAGAATCAGCGCTACCTCCTGGGCTCTTTACCGTCATTGTCCCTACGGTTGGAGGCTCCGTTTCCGTCAGGGCTTGGACCTGACCTGGGAACAGCCCGACGGCGAGACGGGAGGCGGTCCGGACATGGGAAGCCTCGCCCATTGGATCCTGGCCCGATGGGACTTCTCCGTAGATGGCCTGGAAAAACTGCTTTCCTCGGAAAGATCCTTGCTCCCAGGAGATCTTAGACCTATATGGGGCGATAGGGAGACCAAGGATAGGCTGAGAGGGTGGCTCGTCGACCTGATCTCCTCCGAGGAGGGGCGAAAGCTTCGCCCTCTGAGGGACTCGGGATATCTCATGAGAGAGGCTCCTTTCAGGGTTCCCTTGAAGGACGGCCCCCTGTTGGTAGGGGCGGTGGATGTTATGTGGCCCGGAGACGACGGAGCCTATTCGATTCGGGATTACAAGATAACCCTGGAGGGAGGGGCCCCCGAAGGGCTATACGAGGACCAGCTTAGATTCTACGGCTTGGCCGTGACTCTCGGCATGGACGCTTCATCCGTCGATATGGCCCTGTGGCGTCTCAGGGAAAGGGGACGATCGGAGAAAGTCTTCCTGAGCCCCTTCGAAGACTGGGAAGGTCTGGCCGAGGAGATCCGTAAGGATTCGCTGGAGGCGGCTGCCGGTCCCTGGCCGAAGAGAGAGGATCGCTGCGAAAGCTGTCCGTTTTTCCGGCGCTGCCGCGGTGTGGACCGTTTGTCTAGAGGATAG
- a CDS encoding PD-(D/E)XK nuclease family protein — protein MALRIYEYRKVGSMKPILSRISIEQGNPVVYLVPGSSDREWLKDILLEEGTFGREAFRIWRWDDLYREACSATGSVPMVQIDPPDHWLALHHLVRESLTRWSDLMPPGTGQSSFVQTLGETVRELIREEVPPEALSEALYPDGEDHPEEPSWLLANLYRRYLELLRSRGLMDSAAVSTEIASLIEENPEAAKWLRRWRIVLVGFYSFTHSQLGMVRAMVRNGADVTLLSPEAGLEGEYGAPSQLEGADVLRSKPSQSGCFVISGGAARGEMETVVRDLALWSSGEGPLADKGNFPGWGEVGMTVDFRSTSLASEVLRRYAVPFRRSEGRTVAETILWDTVRRAWDCYRDGWQPEPTAELLCLPWFFHGLSERWLVMASPRGLKGWRDLASSEESLAEPLERVVAFAEAIGKGGTAEELLTAMKRLVTSSPDWREVLSSRLEDRPELDEVVLELGSAVQELDRKLDRIAELQADLGDPGKAVLKGGDAMAFLSVWAESAVVWPGASRSGTMTLYGGTPPVLAHHRIWAFCGVTAKNWPGPMAESPLLGDCHKELLHDMDLRGSRLDRTHLPLMSEKRAQREVLFRRILACGDDLVILSYPSLDGAGRPLPESPFIGGALRDRWIDELGKEVRSVGNVLPRWEEPALLPSEVQEPPKGIVTARPDRRLPSDPIMAEIRSIRLSSIDSFAACPFMFRCSQIVGLEPPERPGYDGRLAGTAAHRLWRDVWKAYEVDRDADLASLACDIWPSVLEEVYRGLLYSPDLKRRGDALLKDILKTADYLSELEDIGLKNMRVASFLEWELPVLELDGVPFTGIADRIDLLDDGTVLIWDYKSGGSSKYDRSLQLACYARSLELSDSLPFEMSRVGGYGFICQRDQKVVGAADEDLREFMGLSPRSRVALDTRLKDASDVIEAAAFAANSGLFPPNYDNDQACRNCPYSGLCRRGELHGREDDEDDDR, from the coding sequence ATGGCTTTGAGGATATACGAATACAGAAAAGTCGGATCGATGAAACCGATCCTGTCGAGGATTTCGATAGAACAGGGCAACCCGGTGGTCTACCTCGTCCCGGGATCGTCCGATCGGGAGTGGCTCAAGGATATCCTGCTCGAAGAGGGAACCTTCGGCAGGGAGGCCTTCCGAATCTGGCGTTGGGATGACCTATATCGGGAGGCCTGCTCCGCCACGGGATCGGTGCCTATGGTGCAGATCGATCCGCCTGACCACTGGCTGGCCCTTCATCATCTGGTTCGGGAAAGCCTGACCAGATGGAGCGATTTAATGCCTCCGGGGACAGGACAATCGAGTTTCGTTCAGACCCTGGGGGAGACGGTCAGGGAGCTCATAAGGGAGGAGGTTCCCCCGGAAGCCCTGTCGGAGGCTCTGTACCCCGACGGAGAGGATCATCCTGAAGAGCCGTCCTGGCTGCTGGCGAACCTCTACCGTCGTTATCTGGAGCTGTTGAGATCCAGAGGCCTTATGGACAGCGCCGCGGTCTCCACCGAGATTGCCTCCCTTATCGAGGAAAATCCGGAGGCGGCAAAATGGCTTCGACGATGGAGGATCGTTCTGGTCGGCTTCTACAGTTTCACCCACTCTCAGCTCGGCATGGTACGGGCCATGGTGAGGAATGGGGCGGACGTCACGTTGCTGTCCCCCGAGGCGGGACTGGAAGGAGAGTACGGAGCTCCTTCCCAGCTGGAGGGAGCGGACGTCTTAAGATCGAAGCCTTCCCAATCGGGATGTTTCGTCATATCGGGAGGGGCGGCCAGAGGCGAGATGGAGACCGTGGTCAGGGACCTGGCCCTCTGGAGCTCTGGCGAAGGCCCTCTGGCGGATAAGGGGAATTTTCCAGGTTGGGGGGAGGTCGGGATGACCGTCGACTTCAGGTCTACCTCTTTGGCCTCGGAGGTGCTGAGGCGCTACGCCGTTCCGTTCAGAAGGTCTGAGGGCCGCACCGTGGCGGAGACGATCCTGTGGGACACTGTCAGGAGGGCTTGGGATTGCTACAGGGACGGATGGCAGCCCGAACCTACGGCGGAGCTTCTCTGTCTGCCCTGGTTTTTCCACGGTCTCTCGGAGCGGTGGCTTGTTATGGCCTCTCCCAGAGGCCTCAAAGGGTGGAGGGATCTGGCTTCCTCGGAGGAGAGTCTAGCTGAACCTTTGGAGAGAGTGGTTGCATTTGCCGAAGCCATCGGAAAAGGCGGTACCGCCGAGGAGCTTCTGACCGCGATGAAAAGACTGGTGACCTCCTCTCCGGATTGGCGGGAAGTGCTGTCTTCACGGTTGGAGGACCGTCCCGAACTGGACGAGGTCGTCCTGGAGCTCGGATCGGCGGTCCAGGAATTGGATCGAAAGCTCGACCGAATCGCCGAGCTCCAGGCCGACCTGGGCGATCCGGGAAAGGCGGTTTTGAAAGGTGGCGACGCAATGGCGTTTCTCTCCGTCTGGGCAGAGAGCGCCGTCGTCTGGCCCGGAGCCTCCCGAAGCGGAACGATGACCCTTTACGGAGGCACTCCCCCGGTGTTGGCCCATCATCGTATCTGGGCCTTCTGCGGGGTTACCGCGAAGAATTGGCCCGGACCCATGGCGGAGTCGCCCCTTCTCGGCGACTGCCACAAGGAACTGCTTCACGATATGGATCTCAGGGGCAGCAGGCTGGACAGGACCCATCTGCCTCTCATGTCGGAGAAAAGGGCTCAGAGGGAGGTCCTGTTCAGGAGAATTCTGGCCTGTGGCGACGATCTAGTAATACTGTCTTATCCGTCTCTGGACGGGGCGGGACGGCCACTGCCGGAGAGCCCCTTTATCGGCGGTGCCTTGAGAGATCGTTGGATAGACGAATTGGGGAAAGAGGTCCGTTCGGTGGGGAACGTCCTTCCCCGCTGGGAGGAACCGGCGCTACTGCCATCGGAGGTTCAGGAACCGCCCAAGGGGATCGTGACGGCCAGGCCGGACCGTCGGTTGCCCTCGGATCCGATCATGGCGGAGATCCGCTCCATAAGGCTCAGCTCGATAGACTCCTTCGCGGCCTGCCCCTTCATGTTTAGATGCTCCCAGATAGTGGGTCTCGAACCCCCGGAGAGGCCGGGATACGACGGACGACTGGCCGGAACGGCGGCTCACAGACTATGGCGGGATGTCTGGAAGGCCTACGAGGTCGATAGAGACGCGGATCTGGCCTCTCTGGCCTGCGATATCTGGCCCTCCGTCCTCGAGGAGGTCTACAGAGGGTTGCTCTACTCTCCGGATCTCAAGCGAAGAGGCGACGCTCTTTTAAAGGACATCCTCAAAACCGCCGATTATCTGAGCGAACTTGAGGATATCGGACTCAAAAACATGAGGGTCGCATCCTTTCTCGAGTGGGAGCTGCCGGTCCTTGAGCTCGACGGGGTTCCCTTTACGGGCATAGCGGACAGGATAGACCTGTTGGACGACGGAACCGTTCTGATATGGGACTACAAATCCGGCGGCTCCTCGAAATACGATCGTTCTCTTCAGTTGGCCTGTTACGCCAGGTCTCTCGAGCTATCGGACAGCCTGCCCTTCGAGATGTCCAGAGTGGGAGGATACGGCTTTATCTGTCAGAGGGATCAGAAGGTCGTGGGAGCCGCCGACGAGGATCTTCGGGAGTTTATGGGGCTCTCTCCCAGGAGCAGGGTCGCCCTGGACACCCGGTTGAAAGACGCCTCGGATGTCATAGAGGCAGCCGCATTCGCCGCCAACTCCGGGCTTTTCCCTCCGAACTACGATAACGATCAGGCCTGTAGAAACTGTCCCTACAGCGGCCTCTGTCGCAGAGGCGAGCTCCACGGAAGGGAGGACGACGAAGATGACGATCGATAG
- a CDS encoding YfcC family protein — protein sequence MEKKRWYNKLPNPYVLLFMIIIVAGIMTYIVPAGEFDRAQVGTRMGVVAGTYHHVEQSPVGFFDLFKALPMGMVKAASIIFITFISGALFNLLNATGALENAVGVIVRRIGVNKSNRLIWLMTFVFGFLGATVGFENNIALVPIAVLVALALGGDLMVGAGMAVAGIGVGFATSPINPYTVGVGAVIADLPMFSGALLRTGFCLASLALVAHHTCRYLGKIKKNPSASLVAGIGTDGLSLTHPIEEYSLCGKDKIVLTSFVFGMATILFGVFTWGWYITEISAVFIIMAVVAGLLAGMNSDEIIAKMVKGAGDIVGGALIIGVARGIQVILDAGHIGDTIVQTLAAPLADLPVTLSAILMTMVHSVINFFIPSGSGQAMATLPIMIPLSDLIGMTRQTAILAFQVGDGVMNLLVPTLGGLLAMIALARVPFDRWFRFAFPLALKILVMSWFFLAVAVAINWGPA from the coding sequence GTGGAGAAAAAGCGTTGGTATAATAAGCTTCCCAATCCGTATGTCCTTCTTTTCATGATCATAATAGTGGCAGGGATAATGACCTACATCGTTCCGGCCGGGGAGTTCGATAGGGCCCAGGTGGGTACCCGTATGGGAGTGGTCGCCGGTACCTATCATCACGTGGAGCAGTCTCCCGTCGGTTTTTTCGACCTTTTCAAGGCCCTGCCCATGGGGATGGTCAAGGCGGCCAGCATCATATTCATCACCTTTATCTCCGGGGCCCTTTTCAATCTGCTTAACGCCACCGGGGCTTTGGAGAACGCCGTGGGAGTGATAGTCCGTCGCATAGGGGTGAACAAGAGTAACCGTCTCATATGGCTTATGACTTTCGTGTTCGGATTTCTAGGCGCTACGGTGGGTTTCGAGAACAACATAGCTCTGGTTCCCATAGCGGTTTTGGTGGCCCTGGCCCTCGGAGGGGATCTCATGGTGGGTGCGGGAATGGCCGTCGCCGGTATCGGGGTGGGATTCGCCACGTCGCCTATAAATCCCTACACCGTAGGTGTAGGAGCTGTCATAGCCGATCTCCCCATGTTCTCCGGGGCCCTGCTGAGGACCGGTTTTTGCCTGGCGAGTCTGGCTTTGGTGGCCCATCATACCTGTAGATATCTGGGTAAGATAAAGAAGAATCCCTCCGCCAGTCTGGTAGCGGGAATCGGCACTGATGGACTTTCGCTGACCCATCCCATAGAGGAATATTCCCTCTGCGGTAAGGACAAGATCGTCCTGACCTCCTTCGTTTTTGGGATGGCTACCATCCTGTTCGGCGTGTTCACCTGGGGATGGTATATTACCGAGATCTCGGCGGTCTTTATAATAATGGCGGTTGTGGCCGGGCTTTTGGCCGGTATGAACTCGGACGAGATTATAGCTAAGATGGTAAAGGGAGCGGGCGACATAGTGGGAGGAGCCTTGATCATAGGCGTGGCCAGAGGGATTCAGGTCATACTGGATGCCGGTCATATAGGCGATACCATAGTACAGACTCTGGCGGCTCCCCTTGCCGATCTGCCTGTCACCCTCTCTGCCATATTGATGACGATGGTGCACAGCGTAATCAATTTCTTCATCCCCTCCGGCAGCGGACAGGCCATGGCCACTCTGCCTATAATGATCCCTCTCAGCGACCTTATAGGTATGACCAGACAGACCGCCATACTGGCCTTCCAGGTGGGAGACGGAGTGATGAACCTCCTAGTACCGACTTTAGGAGGCCTTCTAGCCATGATCGCTTTGGCCAGGGTTCCCTTCGATCGCTGGTTCCGTTTCGCCTTCCCGCTGGCCCTGAAGATACTCGTCATGAGCTGGTTCTTCCTGGCGGTAGCGGTGGCGATAAATTGGGGTCCGGCGTAG
- a CDS encoding M20 metallopeptidase family protein gives MSVSNSFKGHSRDIERKIIDWYRHLHRHPELSFREIETSRWIAERLEEMGIDDVRVGCGDFSSGVVAEIGKEGPTVALRADMDALPVVEDTGLSFESENVGVMHACGHDAHMAILLGAAEILSSRARELPGRVRLVFQPSEEASVPRSGADAMVDSGVLDGVDGIFGLHVWQPLDSGILGWSDGPLMGSSDFWKVSIEGKGGHGAMPHQTADPTVAAGAFLMALQTIASRQTDPLDSVVVSVGNLRAGEAFNVIPDMVTIEGTARTLSREIRDELPGRIETLVVNTARAFGCGARLEYLKNLPPVINDGKMARRISDVASGLFGEDRVRKIRPTMASEDFSFYLEKVPGAFVFLGMGGEGGADWPHHHPKFRVNESVLVDGASLLSSVAWDFLDNRD, from the coding sequence TTGTCCGTTTCGAATTCGTTTAAAGGCCATTCCCGTGATATCGAGAGGAAGATAATAGACTGGTATCGTCATCTGCACAGACATCCGGAGCTTTCCTTCAGGGAGATAGAGACGAGCCGTTGGATAGCCGAGAGGCTGGAGGAGATGGGAATCGACGATGTCCGAGTAGGGTGTGGCGATTTTTCCTCCGGCGTAGTGGCCGAGATAGGGAAAGAAGGACCTACCGTGGCACTTAGGGCCGATATGGATGCCCTTCCGGTCGTCGAGGATACCGGGCTCTCTTTCGAGTCGGAGAACGTAGGGGTGATGCACGCCTGCGGACACGATGCCCATATGGCCATATTGCTCGGTGCCGCCGAGATACTTTCGTCGAGGGCTAGAGAACTTCCCGGTCGGGTCCGTCTCGTCTTTCAGCCTTCGGAGGAGGCCTCTGTGCCTCGATCCGGTGCGGATGCCATGGTAGATTCCGGCGTACTGGATGGAGTCGACGGCATATTCGGTCTTCACGTCTGGCAGCCTCTGGATTCGGGGATCCTCGGATGGTCAGACGGCCCCCTTATGGGATCCTCCGATTTCTGGAAGGTCTCCATCGAGGGTAAGGGAGGTCACGGCGCCATGCCCCATCAGACGGCGGATCCTACAGTGGCCGCCGGAGCCTTCCTCATGGCGTTGCAGACTATCGCCAGTCGCCAGACCGATCCTCTCGACAGCGTTGTGGTCAGCGTGGGGAACCTGAGGGCGGGAGAGGCGTTCAACGTGATCCCCGACATGGTGACGATCGAGGGAACTGCCAGAACCCTCTCTAGGGAGATACGGGACGAGCTTCCGGGAAGGATCGAGACATTGGTGGTCAACACCGCTCGAGCCTTCGGATGCGGGGCGCGACTTGAATATCTCAAAAACCTGCCTCCGGTCATAAACGACGGGAAAATGGCCCGGCGGATTTCCGACGTCGCTTCGGGGCTCTTCGGAGAGGACAGGGTGAGAAAGATCCGTCCGACCATGGCGTCGGAGGATTTTAGTTTCTATCTCGAGAAGGTGCCGGGGGCCTTCGTATTCCTGGGAATGGGAGGTGAGGGAGGAGCGGACTGGCCCCATCATCACCCGAAGTTCAGGGTGAACGAGTCGGTCCTGGTCGACGGGGCCTCTCTCCTGTCGTCGGTGGCGTGGGATTTTCTGGATAATAGAGATTGA